A stretch of DNA from Clostridium sp. JN-9:
TGTTTTGGGTAAACTTGCCCGTTACTTTTTGGATTCATTTTCCACAATTACATAACTACAGTATTTCGGCAAAAAAATCAAAGGTCGATAGACCATTTAATATATAACTTGTTCTAGTCTTTTTCCCCTGTCCATATATTATACTGCTTTGCATACTTTCATTATACTTTCTAGCTTTTTTCTGTTCTTTTAGAAGAGCTTTAACCTCATTATTTATAGTTATTTTTGACTCGTTTAACTGCTCTTTGATAACTTTATTTATATTTATGAAGTCTACGACTTTGCCATTTCTCAATATATCTTTAAGTTTTGCTCTTAAATCGCCAGAATGCTTTAGACAAAGTATCTTACTCATATTATTAGCTCCTTGTATAGACCATGCTGTTCCATTATCTTTCATCCTTGAAGCTATAACATTTCTTATGCTGCTTTCCATGGTACCTAATCCTTTATATTCGACTCCGTCAGGGGGCGATGGCAAAACAATTTCTTTTCTATCCTCATATCTTGTGAGTGCATCAAAATTATTATTGTAGTAACTATATACTTCTTCTAATTCTTTTTTCCTTTTTTCATCCTCTTCTGAAGCTATAAATTCTTTAAGTTTTTCTAAAACTTTATCACATCTTTTTTTCCTTAGAAGCTTTTTTATTATTTTTCTAGATTCATCACTTTTTATCTTGCGACTTGCCTTCTGAAATATATGAAATAAATCTAGCTGATATATCTTTTGTATATTATTTTCCGTTTCTGCACTAATCCAAGAGGCTCCGTCACCGTTAAGAATAGTGTATTGAATTTTATCTTCGTTATAGATTTCAGCGATACCGCTATTAACTATGTTATCGAAGATCTCTCCTTCTTCATATCCTGAAAAGTATATAGTTCCTGTTGTTCGATAGCTACCGCTATCTTTAACCCAACCTTCATAAACCTTAGCTACTTTAATCTCCTGTTTGTGCTTCTTTCCCTGTATTCTCAAGTAGGCCCCGTCTTTTTCTTCAAAGAGTATATCTACTTCTTTTTTACCTTTAAGTTTTCCTTTTATATACTTTGCAACTCTTTCATTCTCA
This window harbors:
- a CDS encoding ISLre2 family transposase, whose amino-acid sequence is MNDIILDELKLNFNDIEKEIFGIVCEAGLAAIKSMLEKLDEVLSESRDKKKYRYKFKTEKTIQTTMGDLTFSRRYYIDRYAQKGVFLLDKVLDLNLVGRTSENLIERMIDSAVDSSYRKSAAKIEESTLSKISHQTIKNKVDYLGDLIRKIENERVAKYIKGKLKGKKEVDILFEEKDGAYLRIQGKKHKQEIKVAKVYEGWVKDSGSYRTTGTIYFSGYEEGEIFDNIVNSGIAEIYNEDKIQYTILNGDGASWISAETENNIQKIYQLDLFHIFQKASRKIKSDESRKIIKKLLRKKRCDKVLEKLKEFIASEEDEKRKKELEEVYSYYNNNFDALTRYEDRKEIVLPSPPDGVEYKGLGTMESSIRNVIASRMKDNGTAWSIQGANNMSKILCLKHSGDLRAKLKDILRNGKVVDFININKVIKEQLNESKITINNEVKALLKEQKKARKYNESMQSSIIYGQGKKTRTSYILNGLSTFDFFAEIL